A genomic segment from Leptospira yasudae encodes:
- a CDS encoding TIGR04326 family surface carbohydrate biosynthesis protein, with the protein MSKSVLNQGSVLIWDLSGPCSLEFSGSVYLWKEYSENVSERRISIPQYVDRNRLRLRDKYNSLLYQLGEIRFNSKRIVDWLEIRPNFSYWWMTLIVESNYGKSTFMTNLVKLLALEEILAEGNVSEISLSSPDRNLQKIFREFCKRRKILFSLYSNTDVRIDSVFDVRFIYRNLPNFLKAGIAFFRYLRLVWNLRKQKISRDKIQDCDRIIFDYFFHLRLDSKKPVLFGSNYWADLVEVFRKAKVRTFWSHIFIPHPQIPNSRKAVSILNEFNNDRNEIHNFLEGNIDLIVMVKTLWDYLKINFIRYFIRNVRFYSKTEILSFDLWPILKQDFLDSLSGSTSIQNLFLLNLIEKNLENVSGRKIGIYLQENQAWERALIYFWKSKNLGPLIGVPHATVRFWDLRYFSDFRNYNPDLKNPMPLPDHVALNGIASLNAYKEGKYPQDQIVEVEALRYLEIGQNRTNTKSLNKKDLTKIKILVLTDYVHNVTKFQMKMLTDAMPFLNRKFEFILKPHPACPVYEEDFPGLNLTVLDKPVADLLKNADVVYTSNITSAAVEAFCSGIPVISVLDGNSLNMSPLLGLDRVSFVSTPKELSDALQSDFNFFIEKENTFFCLDRSLTKWKKLLVID; encoded by the coding sequence TTGTCTAAGTCCGTTTTAAATCAAGGATCCGTTTTAATTTGGGATCTTTCAGGTCCGTGTTCTCTTGAATTTTCAGGTTCTGTTTATCTTTGGAAAGAATATTCGGAAAACGTTTCAGAAAGAAGAATTTCAATACCTCAATACGTTGACCGGAATCGGCTTCGTCTACGCGATAAATACAATTCTTTATTATATCAATTAGGTGAAATTCGATTTAATAGTAAAAGAATCGTAGATTGGCTGGAAATCCGTCCTAATTTTAGTTATTGGTGGATGACTTTGATTGTGGAAAGCAATTATGGCAAGTCTACTTTTATGACTAACTTGGTCAAATTATTGGCTTTGGAAGAAATTTTGGCAGAGGGAAATGTTTCTGAAATCTCTCTGAGCTCCCCGGACCGAAATTTGCAAAAGATCTTTCGCGAATTTTGTAAGAGAAGGAAGATTCTATTTTCTTTATATTCCAATACGGATGTTCGAATCGATTCTGTTTTTGACGTTAGGTTTATATACCGGAATTTGCCTAACTTTTTAAAAGCAGGTATAGCCTTTTTTCGCTATTTACGTTTAGTTTGGAATTTGCGAAAACAAAAAATTTCACGAGATAAAATACAAGATTGTGATCGCATCATTTTCGATTACTTTTTTCATTTGCGATTGGATTCTAAAAAGCCGGTTCTATTCGGTTCAAATTATTGGGCCGACTTGGTGGAGGTTTTTAGAAAGGCCAAAGTCAGAACGTTTTGGTCTCACATCTTCATTCCCCATCCTCAAATTCCTAATTCCCGAAAAGCTGTTTCCATTTTGAATGAATTCAATAACGATCGGAATGAAATTCATAATTTTCTGGAAGGCAATATCGATCTCATCGTAATGGTAAAAACCCTTTGGGACTATTTGAAGATCAATTTTATTCGATACTTCATTCGAAACGTTAGATTTTATTCCAAAACCGAGATCTTATCTTTTGATCTTTGGCCCATTTTGAAGCAGGATTTTTTGGATTCCTTAAGTGGTTCGACATCGATTCAGAACTTATTTCTACTCAATCTAATTGAAAAGAATTTAGAGAACGTTTCCGGAAGAAAAATAGGAATTTATCTTCAGGAAAATCAGGCCTGGGAAAGAGCGCTGATTTATTTCTGGAAGTCAAAGAATCTCGGGCCACTGATCGGTGTTCCGCACGCCACTGTGCGATTTTGGGATCTGCGATATTTTTCAGATTTTAGAAATTACAATCCAGACCTTAAAAACCCTATGCCTTTGCCTGATCACGTTGCCTTAAACGGTATCGCATCCTTGAACGCTTATAAAGAAGGAAAGTATCCGCAAGATCAGATCGTGGAAGTAGAAGCCCTGCGTTATTTGGAGATCGGACAGAATCGGACGAATACGAAGAGTCTTAACAAAAAGGATCTTACAAAAATAAAAATTCTCGTTCTTACGGACTATGTTCATAACGTAACGAAATTTCAAATGAAAATGTTAACTGATGCAATGCCTTTTTTGAATCGTAAATTCGAATTTATTCTTAAACCGCATCCCGCTTGTCCCGTTTACGAGGAAGATTTTCCTGGTCTCAATCTGACTGTTTTGGACAAACCGGTCGCGGATTTATTGAAGAATGCAGACGTCGTTTATACCAGTAACATCACGTCGGCGGCAGTCGAAGCATTTTGTTCCGGAATTCCCGTTATCTCAGTATTAGACGGCAATTCGCTGAACATGAGCCCACTCCTCGGATTGGATCGCGTCTCTTTTGTTTCAACTCCTAAGGAACTTTCGGACGCTTTACAAAGTGACTTTAACTTCTTTATAGAAAAGGAAAATACTTTTTTTTGTCTGGATAGAAGTTTAACAAAGTGGAAGAAACTTCTCGTAATCGATTGA
- the rfbF gene encoding glucose-1-phosphate cytidylyltransferase: MKTVILCGGLGTRLSEETNVRPKPMVEIVGKPILWHIMKGYEKFGYNDFILALGYKGEVIKDYFMNYHARMSDLSIALKTGKITYSNPTAEDWNVTLADTGALTMTGGRLRRLKDQLKDSGTFMLTYGDGLSDVDIKSLVKFHKSHGKLATITAVRPPVRFGELSIVDNQVKQFQEKPQAGEGWINGGFFVFEPEVIEYINDDTVMLERAPLERLANDGQLMAYQHSGFWQCMDTLRDKQTLEELWNHGKAPWK, translated from the coding sequence ATGAAAACTGTTATTTTGTGTGGAGGTCTTGGAACTCGTTTGAGTGAAGAGACTAACGTTAGACCGAAACCGATGGTTGAAATAGTCGGAAAGCCGATTCTCTGGCATATTATGAAGGGTTATGAAAAGTTCGGTTATAATGATTTTATTTTAGCGCTCGGTTATAAGGGCGAAGTAATTAAAGATTACTTTATGAACTATCATGCCCGCATGAGTGACCTGTCCATTGCGTTGAAAACTGGGAAAATTACTTATTCGAATCCGACTGCTGAAGATTGGAACGTGACCCTTGCAGATACTGGTGCATTGACCATGACGGGAGGTCGACTTCGTAGATTGAAAGATCAGTTGAAGGACTCCGGTACGTTTATGCTCACGTATGGCGATGGTTTGTCGGATGTAGATATAAAGTCGTTGGTTAAATTTCATAAATCTCACGGTAAACTGGCTACTATAACAGCCGTTAGACCTCCGGTTCGATTCGGTGAACTTTCGATAGTTGACAATCAAGTGAAACAGTTCCAGGAAAAACCTCAAGCAGGTGAAGGCTGGATTAACGGGGGTTTTTTCGTATTTGAACCGGAAGTGATCGAATACATTAATGATGATACGGTAATGTTGGAAAGGGCTCCTTTGGAAAGATTGGCAAACGACGGTCAACTGATGGCTTATCAACATAGCGGATTTTGGCAGTGTATGGATACGCTGAGAGATAAACAGACTTTAGAGGAACTTTGGAATCACGGCAAGGCGCCTTGGAAATAG
- the rfbG gene encoding CDP-glucose 4,6-dehydratase: MYGNIYKGKKVLITGHTGFKGSWLVAWLKELGADVAGYSVDIPTNPSHFELMKLETKVRHFLGDVRDRDRLANVIDEFQPEIIFHMAAQALVRESYQNPITTFEINIMGMVNLLDVIRTKTFVETAVLITSDKAYRNDEWCWGYRETDVLAGHDPYSASKSCADIVASSFYRSFFKDSSIRVGITRAGNVIGGGDWANDRIIPDCIRAWSKKETVTIRSPLATRPWQHVLEPLSGYLSLGEKLYKKQGGLNGEAFNFGPDANVNETVLELLKKIKSIWPDISWVVPEGQSESGKEAKLLKLSCDKALFHLNWRPVLRFEETVSFTVDWYKNWIDKKEDILAFTSGQIQSYVKLATERGLQWVR; this comes from the coding sequence ATGTACGGAAATATTTATAAGGGAAAAAAGGTATTGATTACCGGGCATACCGGGTTTAAAGGTTCTTGGTTAGTCGCATGGTTGAAAGAACTTGGTGCTGATGTTGCTGGATATTCGGTCGATATTCCGACAAATCCAAGTCATTTCGAGTTGATGAAATTAGAAACCAAGGTTCGTCATTTTTTGGGGGATGTTAGAGATAGAGATAGATTAGCGAACGTAATCGATGAATTCCAGCCGGAGATCATTTTTCATATGGCCGCCCAAGCTTTGGTCAGAGAATCTTACCAAAATCCAATAACCACTTTTGAGATCAATATCATGGGAATGGTGAATCTGTTAGACGTAATTCGTACTAAGACGTTTGTCGAGACCGCAGTATTGATCACAAGCGACAAAGCTTATCGAAATGACGAATGGTGTTGGGGCTATCGTGAAACGGATGTTTTGGCGGGACATGATCCGTACAGCGCATCTAAAAGTTGCGCGGATATAGTAGCTAGTTCTTTCTATCGATCTTTTTTTAAAGATAGTTCAATAAGAGTGGGAATTACTCGAGCCGGTAATGTGATCGGTGGGGGTGATTGGGCAAACGATAGGATCATTCCGGATTGTATTCGTGCCTGGTCTAAGAAAGAAACGGTAACGATTCGAAGTCCTCTCGCAACCAGACCCTGGCAACATGTACTGGAACCGTTGAGCGGGTATCTGAGTTTAGGGGAAAAATTATACAAAAAACAGGGTGGTTTGAACGGAGAGGCGTTTAACTTTGGTCCCGATGCCAACGTGAATGAGACCGTCTTAGAGCTTCTTAAGAAAATAAAATCCATTTGGCCTGATATAAGTTGGGTTGTTCCAGAAGGACAATCCGAAAGTGGAAAGGAAGCTAAACTTTTAAAATTATCCTGCGATAAAGCTTTATTCCATTTGAATTGGAGGCCAGTTCTTAGGTTTGAAGAAACCGTTTCATTTACCGTGGATTGGTATAAAAATTGGATTGATAAAAAGGAAGATATTCTCGCATTCACGAGCGGACAAATCCAATCTTATGTAAAGCTCGCCACCGAGCGCGGTTTGCAATGGGTTCGTTGA
- a CDS encoding dTDP-4-dehydrorhamnose 3,5-epimerase family protein encodes MKDTMIEGVFLAPLKEIEDPKGSVLHMQKCTDEGFTTFGECYFSEVNPGSVKAWKIHSKQTQNLAIPVGRILLVLYDPRETSASFSKIMEIQLGRPDAYYRIKIPYGIYYGFQCISSQVALIVNCADIPHDPQESKKLDINDSAIPYRWRS; translated from the coding sequence ATGAAAGATACGATGATTGAAGGGGTCTTTTTAGCCCCCCTTAAAGAAATCGAAGATCCGAAAGGATCAGTCCTTCATATGCAGAAATGTACGGATGAGGGTTTTACAACATTTGGCGAATGCTATTTTTCCGAAGTAAATCCAGGATCGGTAAAAGCATGGAAAATCCATTCTAAACAAACTCAGAATTTAGCGATTCCTGTGGGTCGAATCCTTTTAGTACTTTACGATCCAAGAGAGACGTCGGCTTCTTTTTCAAAAATTATGGAAATTCAGTTAGGAAGACCGGATGCTTATTATAGAATTAAAATTCCATATGGGATCTACTATGGCTTTCAATGTATTTCTTCCCAGGTAGCATTGATTGTAAACTGTGCCGATATACCCCATGATCCTCAAGAAAGTAAAAAGTTGGATATAAATGATTCTGCAATTCCATATCGATGGAGAAGTTAA
- a CDS encoding SDR family oxidoreductase codes for MEKLIIKLRLLITGASGYLGGRIFQNFAERQQFEIRLLSRSYFNINDFDNVDLRCIDWKNSTDLEAACERMDTVIHLAGMNAADSVQNPIEAYEINVLNTIRLLEASVRKGVKKFIYFSTAHVYSNSLNGEFTEESSVKNFHPYAATHKAAEDIIRYYASLGKIDSYVLRLSNAYGPPVSTHTNCWSLLINDLCKQAVTDKKLVLKSNGLQKRDFISISDVIQALDLLLIDKTSPSSGKIFNLGGDWSISVWEMAQLIRDRAEMILGFRPSLERKEEGKLEDTASFRFNIEKIKTFGLKITQNKMKEIDDLLFFCKQHFQQNIES; via the coding sequence ATGGAGAAGTTAATCATTAAACTGAGATTGCTTATAACGGGCGCTTCCGGGTATTTAGGCGGACGTATCTTTCAAAATTTCGCTGAAAGACAACAATTCGAAATTAGACTACTTTCCAGAAGTTATTTCAATATAAATGATTTTGATAATGTAGACCTACGATGTATCGATTGGAAAAATTCAACTGATTTAGAAGCAGCGTGCGAAAGAATGGATACGGTAATCCATTTAGCAGGTATGAATGCAGCGGATAGCGTTCAAAATCCCATCGAGGCTTACGAAATAAACGTATTGAATACGATTCGACTTTTAGAAGCGTCGGTACGAAAGGGGGTAAAAAAATTCATTTATTTTTCAACCGCTCACGTTTATTCGAATTCATTAAACGGCGAATTTACGGAAGAAAGTTCCGTGAAAAATTTTCATCCTTATGCTGCCACTCATAAGGCAGCTGAGGATATAATTAGATACTACGCGTCTTTGGGCAAAATTGATTCGTATGTTCTGAGATTGTCCAATGCCTACGGACCTCCAGTTTCCACTCATACCAATTGTTGGAGTTTACTCATTAATGATCTATGTAAACAGGCCGTAACCGATAAAAAACTAGTATTAAAATCGAATGGTCTTCAAAAAAGAGACTTTATATCAATTTCGGACGTTATTCAAGCCCTTGATTTACTCCTAATCGATAAGACCTCCCCAAGTTCCGGAAAAATTTTTAATCTTGGGGGAGATTGGTCGATATCGGTTTGGGAAATGGCGCAACTCATTCGAGATAGAGCAGAAATGATTCTTGGATTTAGACCTTCTTTAGAAAGAAAAGAAGAGGGGAAGCTTGAAGATACAGCAAGTTTTCGCTTTAATATTGAAAAAATAAAGACTTTCGGTTTAAAAATTACGCAAAATAAAATGAAAGAAATCGATGATTTACTTTTCTTTTGTAAACAGCATTTTCAACAAAATATAGAATCTTAA
- a CDS encoding glycosyltransferase family 2 protein, whose product MEEVLVSVVIPTYNRADDLKRALNSIIHQTHRNWEILIVDNSSVDHTDDIVKSFDDPRIRLFKVHNQGVVAVSRNLGIQRAKGKYIALLDSDDWWAPEKLETSVYFLESKNFDLVYHDLYKVKSLFQHFYWKRERTRKLKPPIFQDLIINGNGINNSSVVVRKSIIDQVGSLDEEADLVAGEDYDFWLRISRITDKFYRIPRPLGYYWIGGGNLSNPKRTLNVLRILQSKYQSDFDKYVLNENRTPWWFYKTRFLVHLSQGNLEDAKNEVSFLKAASWRVKWKYVALFQFKSLFSFLWFK is encoded by the coding sequence ATGGAAGAAGTTTTAGTTAGCGTCGTAATCCCCACGTATAATCGTGCTGATGATTTAAAACGGGCGCTAAATTCAATTATCCATCAAACGCATAGAAATTGGGAAATTCTCATCGTTGATAACTCTTCCGTTGACCATACGGATGATATTGTAAAATCTTTTGACGATCCTCGAATACGATTGTTTAAAGTTCATAATCAAGGTGTGGTGGCTGTATCTAGAAACTTAGGGATTCAACGAGCAAAAGGGAAATACATTGCTTTATTGGATTCAGACGATTGGTGGGCTCCAGAGAAATTGGAAACATCCGTTTATTTTTTAGAATCTAAAAATTTCGATTTGGTCTATCACGATTTATATAAGGTTAAATCCCTTTTCCAACACTTTTATTGGAAAAGAGAAAGAACCAGAAAACTAAAACCTCCTATTTTCCAAGATTTGATTATTAACGGAAACGGGATTAATAATTCTAGCGTAGTTGTACGCAAATCTATTATCGATCAAGTTGGGAGTTTAGACGAAGAAGCGGATCTTGTCGCCGGTGAAGATTACGATTTCTGGTTAAGGATCTCCAGGATCACCGATAAGTTTTATAGAATTCCTCGACCTCTTGGATACTATTGGATCGGGGGCGGTAATCTTAGCAATCCGAAGCGTACTTTAAATGTACTTCGTATCTTGCAGAGCAAATATCAATCAGATTTCGACAAATATGTTCTTAATGAGAATCGGACTCCATGGTGGTTTTATAAAACAAGATTCTTGGTTCACTTGTCCCAAGGTAATTTAGAAGATGCAAAAAATGAAGTGTCGTTTCTAAAAGCGGCGTCCTGGCGAGTAAAGTGGAAATACGTTGCTCTATTTCAATTTAAGAGTCTGTTTAGTTTTCTTTGGTTTAAATGA
- a CDS encoding N-acetyl sugar amidotransferase: MQNLKEIRVCTNCAMDTTDPNITFDEKGVCNHCLNFFQNIKPEWDKKLNTPSLLKDMIEKIKLSGKGKDYDCILGISGGVDSSYLAYLAKEKFGLRPLLFHVDAGWNSQEAVNNIEKIVDGLKLDLITEVVNWEEMKDLQLSFFKAGVPHLDTPQDHVFFASLYNYCAKHGFQYILNGGNYSTECIREPLEWHYHASDLRQLKDIHKKFGKRKLKTFPLAGIFKYKIYYRIFKRLKVVQPLNYVPYTKEEAIRELETRFGWKRYSHKHYESRFTKFYEGYWLPNKFGYDKRKAHYSSLILTNQKTREDALKEINQKPYDQLSISKDFDYIASKLDITREELEKLEQLENKSYRDYKSTSGLISLGTKIFRMLGIEKRVIQ, encoded by the coding sequence ATGCAAAATTTAAAAGAGATTCGGGTGTGCACAAATTGTGCAATGGACACTACTGATCCTAATATCACATTTGATGAAAAGGGCGTGTGCAATCATTGTTTAAACTTTTTCCAGAATATCAAACCGGAATGGGATAAAAAATTAAATACTCCCTCTTTACTGAAGGATATGATAGAAAAGATTAAACTTTCCGGTAAAGGTAAGGATTATGATTGCATTCTTGGGATCAGTGGAGGCGTGGATAGTTCGTACCTCGCTTATTTAGCAAAAGAAAAATTTGGCCTTAGGCCTCTTTTATTCCACGTGGATGCCGGATGGAATTCTCAAGAGGCGGTCAATAACATCGAAAAGATTGTAGACGGTTTAAAATTGGATTTGATAACTGAAGTTGTTAATTGGGAGGAAATGAAGGATCTCCAGTTATCCTTTTTTAAAGCGGGTGTTCCTCACTTAGATACGCCTCAAGATCACGTATTTTTTGCGTCGCTCTACAATTATTGTGCTAAACACGGATTCCAATATATTCTAAACGGCGGTAACTATTCGACTGAATGTATACGCGAGCCCCTTGAGTGGCATTATCATGCTTCCGATTTGAGACAGCTGAAAGACATTCATAAAAAGTTCGGAAAAAGAAAGTTGAAAACCTTTCCTCTTGCCGGAATATTCAAATATAAAATATACTATAGAATATTCAAAAGATTGAAAGTAGTTCAGCCATTGAATTACGTTCCTTATACTAAGGAAGAAGCCATCAGAGAACTGGAAACCAGATTCGGTTGGAAAAGATACAGTCATAAACACTATGAATCGCGATTTACGAAGTTTTACGAGGGGTATTGGCTACCGAATAAATTTGGATACGATAAAAGAAAAGCGCACTACTCTAGCTTGATTCTTACGAATCAAAAAACAAGAGAAGACGCGCTCAAAGAAATCAATCAAAAACCATATGATCAACTTTCCATCTCAAAAGATTTCGATTATATTGCATCCAAGTTGGATATTACTCGAGAAGAGTTGGAAAAGCTGGAACAATTAGAGAATAAATCGTATCGAGATTATAAATCGACAAGTGGTTTGATTAGTCTTGGAACTAAAATATTCAGAATGCTCGGAATCGAAAAAAGGGTCATTCAGTGA
- the hisH gene encoding imidazole glycerol phosphate synthase subunit HisH, with the protein MIGILDYGVGNLKAFANVLKGLNFHYKIVKTEQELKSCEKIIMPGVGSFDSVMDKLTESGIKDVLSDLVINKKIPVLGVCVGMQILASSSEEGTKSGLGWIEGRVKKFSFDPSHSYLTIPQIGWNEVRSTRENRLLTDLEKHPRFYFLHSYYMECHDKKDVIATADYGGDFACAVNRENIYGTQFHPEKSHHNGVALIRNFASL; encoded by the coding sequence GTGATTGGAATTTTAGATTACGGAGTCGGAAACCTAAAGGCTTTTGCAAATGTCCTGAAAGGGTTGAATTTTCATTACAAAATCGTTAAAACCGAACAGGAACTTAAGAGCTGTGAAAAGATCATTATGCCTGGTGTGGGCTCTTTCGATAGTGTGATGGATAAGTTGACCGAATCCGGTATAAAAGATGTGCTCTCCGATCTGGTAATAAATAAAAAGATTCCGGTACTCGGAGTATGTGTGGGAATGCAAATACTAGCCTCTTCAAGTGAAGAGGGAACTAAATCCGGACTGGGTTGGATAGAAGGAAGGGTGAAAAAATTTAGTTTTGATCCATCCCATTCTTACCTTACGATTCCGCAGATTGGCTGGAATGAAGTCAGATCAACGAGAGAGAATCGACTTTTAACAGACTTGGAGAAACATCCGCGTTTTTATTTTTTACATTCTTATTATATGGAATGCCATGATAAGAAGGATGTTATTGCTACTGCGGATTACGGTGGGGATTTTGCATGCGCTGTCAATCGCGAGAATATCTACGGAACTCAGTTTCATCCCGAAAAAAGCCATCACAATGGAGTCGCATTAATCCGAAACTTTGCAAGTTTATAA
- a CDS encoding AglZ/HisF2 family acetamidino modification protein encodes MLRPRIIPVLLLQENGLVKTTKFGDERYIGDPLNAVRIFNEKEADELAVLDISASKEGKEPNYRLIERLANECRMPLCYGGGIKNLDQANRILSFGVEKIIVSSLAIENPKMISTMAAYLGSQSVVVAIDFKKAMLSRKYEVMIHNGTKKTGKHPEDLVKEVIELGAGEILLNSIDRDGTMSGYEIEIIKKIRNICTVPITVLGGAGSLDHIKNLIQELGIIGVAAGSLFIYKGIHKAVLINYPNGKDKEVLFS; translated from the coding sequence ATGTTAAGACCTCGAATTATACCAGTGTTACTATTACAAGAAAATGGATTAGTCAAAACGACTAAGTTCGGCGATGAAAGATATATCGGAGATCCTTTAAATGCCGTTAGAATTTTTAACGAAAAAGAAGCGGATGAACTTGCGGTGTTGGACATATCGGCGAGTAAGGAAGGGAAAGAGCCGAATTATCGTTTGATCGAGCGTCTTGCTAACGAATGTAGAATGCCTCTCTGCTACGGCGGTGGAATTAAGAATTTAGATCAGGCGAATCGAATTTTAAGTTTTGGTGTAGAAAAAATTATCGTAAGTTCTCTTGCGATTGAAAATCCGAAAATGATATCGACGATGGCTGCGTATTTAGGAAGTCAGAGTGTAGTCGTTGCTATTGATTTTAAGAAGGCAATGCTGTCTCGAAAATATGAAGTTATGATTCATAACGGAACGAAAAAAACGGGAAAGCATCCGGAAGATTTAGTCAAGGAAGTTATAGAATTAGGGGCCGGTGAAATTTTACTGAATTCTATTGATCGGGATGGGACGATGAGCGGTTATGAAATCGAAATCATTAAAAAAATTCGAAACATTTGTACGGTCCCCATTACTGTTCTCGGTGGGGCGGGTTCACTGGATCACATTAAGAATTTGATCCAAGAGTTAGGAATTATAGGTGTTGCTGCAGGCAGCCTTTTTATTTATAAGGGAATACATAAAGCAGTATTAATCAATTATCCAAATGGAAAGGATAAAGAGGTTTTATTTTCATAA
- a CDS encoding glycosyltransferase family 4 protein yields the protein MKVLYIAPLPPPINGHSLVSKEFYDSISTNHNVEVINLRKQSLKEGMDSIQRLIEIFKVLIRTFFKKSKSDVVYFTISESLAGNLKDLLIYIICFSLLSKMYIHLHGGSLKRLLFDKYPWVFRLNRFFIKRVGGVILSGDSHLEIFETFVDRKKISIVPNFAQDYLFLSENEIRRKFEKTSPIRLLFISNMIQLKGYLILLEGFLAMEADLQKKYYLEFAGRFDTDEERLIFEEKIKVNKSIHYHGLIDDSKKKELFEKAHVFCLPTMFFEGQPISILEAYASGCAVITTGQSGILDIFTNRINGFQIQENSSESITKILSELILKKENLLRIALNNNKSATEKYRVATYTSNLQNVMGL from the coding sequence ATGAAAGTTTTATATATAGCCCCTCTTCCTCCACCAATCAATGGACATTCCTTGGTAAGTAAGGAATTTTACGATAGTATCTCTACTAATCATAATGTCGAAGTTATCAACTTAAGAAAACAAAGTTTAAAAGAAGGAATGGATTCAATACAAAGATTGATTGAAATCTTTAAGGTTTTGATTCGGACTTTTTTTAAGAAATCGAAATCGGATGTTGTCTATTTTACGATTTCTGAATCGCTCGCTGGAAATCTAAAGGATCTTTTGATCTATATTATTTGTTTTAGTTTACTTTCAAAGATGTATATCCATTTACATGGAGGTAGTTTAAAGAGGCTCTTATTCGATAAGTATCCCTGGGTATTCCGGCTCAATAGGTTTTTTATCAAAAGAGTCGGAGGAGTGATTCTCTCGGGAGATTCTCATTTGGAAATTTTCGAAACTTTTGTGGATCGTAAGAAAATTTCGATTGTTCCCAACTTTGCGCAGGATTATCTTTTCCTTTCCGAAAATGAAATTCGACGGAAATTTGAAAAAACGAGTCCTATTAGATTATTGTTTATCAGTAATATGATTCAGCTCAAAGGATATCTGATATTGCTGGAAGGTTTTCTCGCAATGGAAGCCGACCTTCAGAAAAAATACTACCTTGAGTTTGCAGGAAGATTTGATACAGACGAAGAAAGATTGATTTTCGAAGAAAAAATCAAAGTTAATAAAAGCATCCATTATCATGGGTTGATCGACGATTCTAAAAAGAAGGAGTTATTCGAAAAGGCGCATGTTTTTTGTTTACCTACTATGTTTTTTGAAGGTCAGCCGATCTCCATCCTAGAAGCTTATGCTTCCGGTTGCGCGGTAATCACGACCGGTCAGAGCGGAATTTTGGATATTTTTACAAACAGAATAAACGGGTTTCAAATTCAGGAGAATTCAAGTGAATCAATAACAAAAATTCTTTCTGAATTGATTTTGAAAAAAGAAAATCTATTAAGAATTGCGTTGAATAACAACAAATCTGCGACGGAGAAATATAGAGTGGCTACATACACTTCCAATCTTCAGAACGTGATGGGCTTATAA